A part of Chloroflexota bacterium genomic DNA contains:
- the nifJ gene encoding pyruvate:ferredoxin (flavodoxin) oxidoreductase, whose protein sequence is MTRQMVMTDANEATAWVAYRLNEIIAIYPITPSSPMGEYADAWSAQGIPNIWGTVPDVTEMQAEGGAAGAVHGALQAGGLTTTFTASQGLLLMIPNMYKIAGELTSTVFNVSARSLAAQALSIFGDHSDVTAARATGFAFLASNSVQEAQDMALIAQASTLRSRVPFLHFFDGFRSSHEISKIERLDEADLRALIDDDTVAAHRSRALSPDHPVIRGTAQNPDVFFQGRETVNPFYEKTPEIVQDAMDRFAKQVGRSYHLFDYVGAPDADRVIILMGSGAETTEETAKALVKKGEKVGVISVRLYRPFSVKHLMEALPATVKVIAALDRTKEPGAGGEPLYLDIVNAVKEAMETDIAPFENTPKIIGGRYGLSSKEFTPAMVKGVYDEMAKAKPKTHFTIGIHDDVSNTSIEWDPSFEILGDDVVQAMFFGLGADGTVGANKNSIKIIGGDTDNFAQGYFQYDSKKSGAVTVSHLRFGPNPVRAPYQIAENEANFLACHQFSFLEKYNMLKFSRPGGIFLLNSIYGPDEIWDHLPKKVQETLIKKNLKFYAIDAYEVARKTNMGQRINTIMQTCFFAISGILPKDEAISEIKKSIKKTYSKRGEAVVKQNYDAVDNALSHLNLITVPDKVTSDIPMRPAVPAEAPEYVRDVLGKIIDRDGDNVLVSEMPVDGTFPSGTTQWEKRNVALEIPVWDPDLCIQCGKCAFVCPHATIRTKAYEDSYLENAPETFKHTNAKFREFRDGWSFTVQIAPEDCTGCGVCVENCPAKDRENPEHKAINMMPQPPIREQEAENWAFFNDIPYPDRKSFEPHTVKNSQQLEPLFEFSGACAGCGETPYIRLATQLFGDRMVIANATGCSSIYGGNLPTTPYTFNADGRGPAWSNSLFEDNAEFGLGMRLTIDKFVEMAQELVVKLSDKIGKELADNLVNASQKTEADLAEQRARVVELKKKLEKIDTPEARNLLSVADYLVRKSVWILGGDGWAYDIGYGGLDHVLASGRDINILVLDTEVYSNTGGQSSKATPRAAVAKFAANGKDLPKKDLGMIAMSYGYVYVARVAMGASDRQTLQAFREAEAYHGPSLIIAYSHCIAHGITMKYGLKQQDLAVKSGVWPLYRYNPEMAAQGANPLSIDSKDPTIPVEEYAYNETRYRMLLQSNEERAEMLMKKAKHDASSRWDLYSQMAKMHYGDDEETEA, encoded by the coding sequence ATGACGCGTCAAATGGTAATGACTGATGCAAACGAGGCAACAGCCTGGGTCGCTTACCGGTTGAATGAGATCATCGCAATTTACCCGATCACCCCATCCTCTCCGATGGGCGAATATGCCGATGCCTGGTCTGCGCAAGGCATCCCCAACATCTGGGGAACCGTGCCTGACGTCACAGAAATGCAAGCAGAGGGTGGCGCAGCTGGTGCAGTGCATGGCGCATTGCAGGCTGGCGGCCTCACAACCACCTTTACGGCTTCTCAGGGGTTGCTCCTGATGATCCCCAACATGTACAAAATTGCCGGCGAACTGACCTCCACAGTCTTCAATGTGAGCGCTCGTTCACTTGCCGCTCAGGCCCTTTCAATTTTTGGTGATCACTCTGATGTGACCGCCGCCCGAGCCACAGGCTTCGCCTTCCTCGCCAGCAACTCTGTGCAGGAGGCCCAGGATATGGCCCTGATCGCCCAGGCTTCGACACTTCGCAGCCGGGTGCCTTTCCTGCACTTCTTTGATGGCTTCCGCAGCTCCCATGAGATCAGCAAGATCGAACGTCTGGACGAAGCTGACCTGCGTGCTCTGATTGACGACGACACCGTCGCTGCCCATCGTTCCCGCGCCCTCTCCCCTGATCATCCAGTGATCCGCGGCACCGCTCAGAACCCCGATGTCTTCTTCCAGGGTCGTGAGACGGTCAACCCATTCTATGAGAAAACCCCCGAGATCGTCCAGGATGCGATGGACCGATTTGCTAAGCAGGTTGGCCGCAGCTACCACCTCTTTGACTATGTCGGTGCCCCCGATGCCGATCGTGTGATCATCCTGATGGGCTCCGGCGCTGAAACCACGGAAGAAACTGCCAAAGCCCTCGTGAAGAAGGGTGAGAAAGTCGGCGTTATTTCTGTTCGACTCTACCGCCCCTTCTCCGTCAAACACCTGATGGAAGCCCTGCCCGCCACTGTCAAGGTCATCGCTGCCCTCGACCGCACCAAAGAACCCGGTGCCGGCGGCGAACCGCTCTATCTCGATATCGTCAATGCGGTCAAAGAAGCTATGGAAACCGACATTGCCCCCTTCGAAAATACCCCCAAGATCATCGGCGGCCGCTATGGTCTTTCCTCCAAGGAATTCACCCCCGCTATGGTCAAGGGTGTCTACGATGAAATGGCCAAAGCCAAACCCAAGACCCATTTCACCATCGGTATCCATGACGATGTGAGCAATACCAGCATCGAGTGGGACCCCTCCTTTGAAATCCTCGGCGACGACGTTGTTCAGGCTATGTTCTTCGGCCTCGGCGCAGACGGCACCGTGGGCGCAAACAAAAACTCCATCAAGATCATCGGTGGCGACACTGACAACTTCGCTCAGGGCTACTTCCAGTATGACTCGAAGAAATCCGGCGCAGTGACCGTTTCCCACCTTCGCTTCGGCCCCAACCCGGTCCGTGCCCCTTATCAGATCGCTGAAAACGAAGCCAACTTCCTGGCCTGCCATCAATTCAGCTTCCTCGAAAAATACAACATGCTGAAATTCTCCCGACCCGGTGGCATCTTCCTGCTGAACAGCATTTACGGTCCGGATGAGATCTGGGATCACCTGCCCAAGAAGGTTCAGGAAACCCTGATCAAGAAGAACCTCAAATTCTATGCGATTGATGCTTACGAAGTTGCCCGCAAGACCAACATGGGTCAGCGCATCAACACCATCATGCAGACCTGTTTCTTCGCCATCAGCGGCATCCTGCCCAAAGATGAGGCGATTTCCGAAATCAAGAAATCCATCAAGAAGACCTACAGCAAGCGTGGTGAAGCCGTTGTGAAGCAAAACTACGATGCTGTTGACAACGCCCTTTCGCACCTGAATCTGATCACCGTGCCCGACAAAGTCACCAGCGACATCCCAATGCGCCCAGCAGTTCCTGCCGAGGCCCCTGAGTATGTCCGTGATGTCCTTGGCAAGATCATCGACCGCGATGGCGACAATGTCCTCGTGAGCGAAATGCCTGTGGACGGCACCTTCCCCAGCGGCACAACCCAATGGGAAAAGCGCAACGTTGCTCTCGAGATCCCCGTTTGGGACCCCGACCTCTGTATCCAGTGCGGTAAATGTGCCTTCGTCTGCCCCCATGCCACTATTCGCACCAAGGCTTACGAAGACTCCTATCTGGAAAATGCACCGGAAACCTTCAAACACACCAATGCCAAATTCCGTGAGTTCCGTGATGGCTGGTCATTCACTGTCCAGATCGCTCCTGAAGACTGCACCGGCTGTGGAGTGTGCGTTGAGAACTGCCCCGCCAAGGACCGTGAGAACCCAGAACATAAGGCCATCAATATGATGCCCCAGCCCCCAATTCGGGAGCAGGAAGCTGAAAACTGGGCCTTCTTCAACGATATTCCTTACCCGGATCGCAAGTCCTTCGAGCCCCACACCGTCAAGAACTCTCAGCAGCTTGAACCGCTCTTCGAGTTCTCCGGCGCTTGCGCTGGCTGTGGTGAAACCCCCTACATCCGCCTGGCCACTCAGCTCTTCGGTGACCGCATGGTGATCGCCAATGCAACCGGTTGTTCCTCCATCTATGGCGGCAACCTGCCCACCACGCCTTACACCTTCAACGCTGACGGACGCGGCCCCGCCTGGTCCAACTCCCTCTTCGAGGATAACGCTGAATTCGGCCTCGGTATGCGCCTGACCATCGACAAATTCGTCGAAATGGCCCAGGAACTGGTCGTCAAACTCTCCGACAAGATCGGCAAAGAACTTGCCGATAACCTGGTGAACGCCAGCCAAAAGACCGAAGCCGACCTGGCAGAACAACGTGCCCGGGTGGTGGAACTCAAGAAGAAACTTGAGAAGATCGACACCCCCGAAGCCCGCAACCTGCTTTCCGTTGCTGACTATCTGGTGCGCAAGAGTGTCTGGATCCTCGGTGGTGACGGCTGGGCGTATGACATCGGTTACGGCGGTCTGGATCACGTTCTGGCTTCCGGCCGGGACATCAATATCCTCGTCCTCGACACCGAAGTTTACTCCAACACCGGTGGTCAGTCCTCCAAGGCGACCCCCCGGGCAGCCGTGGCGAAATTCGCCGCCAATGGTAAGGACCTCCCCAAGAAGGACCTCGGTATGATCGCCATGTCCTACGGTTATGTCTACGTGGCTCGGGTGGCGATGGGCGCCAGCGACCGGCAGACCCTCCAGGCCTTCCGCGAAGCCGAAGCCTATCATGGACCTTCCCTGATCATCGCTTACTCCCACTGTATCGCTCATGGTATCACCATGAAATACGGTCTGAAACAGCAGGACCTCGCCGTCAAATCCGGCGTGTGGCCGCTCTATCGCTACAATCCTGAAATGGCCGCTCAGGGCGCCAACCCGCTCTCGATCGACTCCAAAGACCCGACAATCCCGGTGGAAGAATATGCCTACAACGAGACCCGTTACCGGATGTTGCTGCAAAGCAACGAGGAACGCGCTGAGATGCTGATGAAGAAAGCCAAGCACGACGCTTCCAGCCGGTGGGACCTCTACTCACAGATGGCAAAGATGCATTACGGCGACGACGAGGAAACCGAAGCCTAA
- a CDS encoding NUDIX hydrolase codes for MTFTILNKEKQYQGHAFDVAKVHAKLPNGKERDYDLVQHSDSIAIVPVDAQGRIYFVSQYRIGSESDLLELPAGVMETGETALECAEREVREEIGLAAEKMQALGGFYLAAGYANEYMTIFLAQGLYEAPLAPDADEFLNVVSFSIQEAYQMAREGKFSDSKSLAALLLAEKYLLPVK; via the coding sequence ATGACATTCACCATTCTCAATAAAGAAAAACAATATCAAGGGCACGCATTCGACGTGGCCAAAGTCCACGCCAAGCTCCCAAACGGCAAAGAACGCGATTATGACCTGGTCCAACATTCGGACTCCATCGCCATTGTCCCCGTGGACGCGCAAGGCAGGATTTATTTTGTCTCACAATACCGAATTGGTTCAGAAAGCGATCTATTGGAGCTGCCCGCCGGGGTGATGGAGACAGGGGAAACGGCACTTGAATGCGCCGAACGGGAAGTTCGGGAAGAGATCGGCCTGGCGGCAGAGAAGATGCAAGCCCTGGGCGGCTTTTATTTGGCTGCCGGCTATGCCAATGAATACATGACCATTTTCCTGGCTCAGGGGCTTTATGAAGCTCCCCTGGCGCCTGATGCGGATGAGTTCCTAAATGTGGTCTCCTTTTCCATCCAGGAGGCCTATCAGATGGCCCGGGAAGGTAAATTTTCCGACAGTAAGTCACTCGCCGCGCTGTTGCTCGCCGAGAAATATCTTTTACCGGTAAAGTGA
- a CDS encoding LysM peptidoglycan-binding domain-containing protein, whose protein sequence is MTKRFNLVIVCVVLLTLVLSGCQLPASQAPETEASQAMTTPISLQTDSPESMTQTSVAKLPATSTLISPSATATSTPEPTSNIVIPTVTRPATYVLQEGEFPYCIARRFNLDPADLISLNGLTADELVSPGTTLQIPQSGTWIGEGRVRNAHPDTYTVSSGETIYSIACYYGDVSPEAIIAANELEAPYTLHAGQVLDIP, encoded by the coding sequence ATGACAAAAAGATTTAATCTGGTCATTGTTTGTGTTGTCTTACTCACCTTAGTGCTATCAGGCTGCCAATTACCTGCCTCCCAAGCACCAGAGACCGAAGCTAGCCAGGCTATGACGACGCCGATCAGTCTGCAAACCGATTCTCCTGAGAGTATGACCCAGACAAGTGTGGCAAAATTACCCGCAACGAGCACATTGATCTCACCAAGCGCCACAGCCACCAGCACGCCTGAACCGACCTCAAATATTGTAATCCCGACCGTTACCCGACCGGCAACCTATGTTCTGCAAGAGGGTGAATTCCCCTACTGCATCGCCCGGCGCTTCAATCTGGACCCCGCTGATCTGATCAGCCTCAACGGACTCACAGCGGATGAACTGGTCAGCCCCGGCACCACACTCCAGATCCCGCAATCCGGTACCTGGATTGGTGAGGGCCGCGTGCGCAATGCCCATCCGGACACCTACACCGTCAGCTCCGGCGAAACGATCTATTCCATCGCCTGCTACTACGGTGACGTCTCACCGGAAGCGATCATTGCCGCCAATGAACTCGAGGCACCCTACACCCTGCATGCCGGTCAGGTGTTGGATATCCCCTAA
- a CDS encoding trypsin-like peptidase domain-containing protein: protein MRNVKTSKLWIIMMVVSLTLMSCVLPTTISQLINSSPTATAEPAIEVTDITPSVTETADTAADVSTATYLIPDEILQQDALISLYDNVNPGIVSIQVVTADGAALGSGFVVDRAGHIVTNYHVVEDATSVEVDFVSGLKVYANVIGVDLDSDLAVLQVDVAEDELFPLTIGDSSQVKVGQTVVAIGNPYGLSGTMTVGIVSALGRTLDSIRQTTEGSYFSAADLIQTDATINPGNSGGPLLNLNGEVIGINRAIQVAGTTFSGDNANTGIGFAISSNILSLVLPSLINGETYIYPYLGVSAYPSLTLSEADYLGLSEATGAYILEVVPGGPADQAGLQAGNQLTQVQGLYGGGDLIVAVDGQEIVQFSELLNYMMLNKHPGDQMVLTVLRGDQTLDLTVTLGERQ, encoded by the coding sequence ATGAGGAACGTCAAGACCTCCAAACTTTGGATTATCATGATGGTGGTCAGCCTGACATTGATGTCATGCGTTTTGCCTACCACCATTTCACAGTTAATCAATTCATCTCCGACAGCGACTGCTGAGCCTGCCATTGAGGTGACGGATATCACGCCGTCGGTCACCGAAACCGCCGATACCGCTGCCGATGTCTCCACAGCCACATATTTGATCCCGGATGAAATCCTGCAGCAGGATGCCCTGATCAGCCTTTATGATAACGTCAACCCTGGGATTGTTTCGATCCAGGTGGTGACTGCTGATGGAGCTGCCTTAGGTTCAGGCTTCGTGGTAGACAGGGCCGGTCATATTGTGACGAATTATCACGTGGTTGAAGACGCCACCAGCGTGGAAGTGGATTTTGTGAGTGGCCTCAAGGTCTATGCTAACGTGATTGGAGTAGATCTGGATTCTGACCTGGCAGTTCTCCAGGTGGATGTCGCTGAGGATGAACTTTTCCCTTTAACGATTGGTGATTCCAGCCAGGTCAAAGTTGGGCAAACTGTCGTTGCGATTGGGAATCCTTATGGACTCAGTGGCACCATGACAGTTGGGATTGTCTCGGCGCTAGGACGTACCCTGGATTCGATCCGTCAGACGACTGAAGGCAGCTATTTCTCCGCGGCCGACCTGATCCAAACCGATGCCACGATTAACCCCGGCAACTCCGGTGGCCCCTTGCTGAATCTCAATGGTGAGGTGATTGGGATCAATCGAGCCATTCAGGTGGCGGGAACAACATTTAGTGGTGATAACGCCAACACAGGGATCGGATTTGCGATTTCTTCCAATATCCTCAGCCTGGTTCTGCCATCATTGATTAATGGCGAAACCTACATTTACCCGTATTTGGGCGTTTCAGCTTATCCTTCATTGACTTTATCAGAAGCTGATTATCTGGGCTTGTCCGAAGCGACGGGGGCGTATATTCTGGAAGTGGTACCTGGCGGACCTGCCGATCAGGCTGGATTGCAGGCCGGTAACCAGCTTACCCAGGTTCAGGGCCTTTATGGCGGGGGCGATTTGATCGTCGCCGTGGATGGTCAAGAGATTGTCCAGTTCAGTGAGCTGCTTAACTATATGATGCTCAATAAGCATCCTGGTGATCAGATGGTGCTGACGGTTTTACGCGGCGATCAAACCCTTGATCTGACCGTTACCCTCGGCGAGCGCCAATAA
- a CDS encoding branched-chain amino acid ABC transporter substrate-binding protein — translation MKFKSLFLLMVIFVLALGACAPAPVEETAAPEVEATEAPVDDAALPAACQEDAFGCAVIPAGETIKIGMGAPLLGDYSMFGIDISQGVALNLAEDDGFEGWSYELIAEDTNSGSGEGGAAVANKMVTDPTVVAIAGHIFTDSSAAAMPIYEKAGLPMMSPSATNPLLTQKGSQVFNRLAFTDAAQGAFAADLLFNSLGFTKIAVIHDGSGYGQGLADEVKAGFESFGGEVVAYEAVTPGEADYVAPLSAVAAAEPQAVYFGGYAAEAIVMMNQWAQAGLDGVQFFGCDGTYGVEFTEKTGPNGEGAIAVSLVPPDSDEKIAFDVLYSETYPTMAGELSAFTWAAWDTGGVLVQAIESVAFVDNGTLYVPRGALIQAVRGLEYVGLTGLVKCDEVGECNASGPAFYQVVDGDWVPLDLASE, via the coding sequence ATGAAGTTTAAGAGTTTATTTTTATTGATGGTTATCTTTGTTTTGGCTTTGGGCGCATGTGCACCTGCACCAGTTGAGGAGACTGCTGCTCCCGAAGTCGAAGCAACCGAAGCGCCAGTTGACGACGCTGCATTGCCAGCTGCTTGTCAAGAAGATGCCTTTGGTTGTGCAGTGATCCCTGCTGGTGAAACAATCAAGATAGGTATGGGCGCTCCTTTGTTGGGAGACTATTCCATGTTTGGAATTGATATCAGCCAGGGCGTCGCGCTTAACCTCGCTGAGGATGATGGTTTTGAAGGCTGGTCCTACGAACTTATCGCTGAGGACACCAATTCTGGCTCAGGTGAAGGTGGGGCGGCGGTTGCCAATAAGATGGTTACGGATCCCACCGTTGTAGCTATTGCAGGACATATCTTTACTGACTCAAGCGCCGCTGCAATGCCGATTTATGAAAAAGCCGGTCTTCCGATGATGTCACCTTCGGCGACCAATCCTTTACTGACCCAAAAAGGTTCTCAAGTCTTCAACCGCTTGGCCTTTACAGATGCGGCTCAAGGTGCTTTTGCAGCAGATCTTTTATTCAATTCTCTTGGTTTTACAAAGATCGCAGTCATACATGACGGCAGTGGTTATGGACAGGGCTTGGCCGATGAAGTCAAGGCTGGTTTTGAAAGTTTTGGCGGTGAGGTTGTGGCTTATGAAGCGGTCACACCAGGTGAGGCTGACTATGTTGCCCCGCTATCGGCAGTAGCCGCAGCTGAGCCGCAGGCTGTATACTTTGGTGGTTATGCTGCTGAGGCCATTGTCATGATGAATCAGTGGGCGCAGGCTGGTCTGGATGGTGTTCAGTTCTTTGGTTGTGATGGCACTTATGGTGTTGAATTCACCGAGAAGACTGGCCCCAATGGTGAAGGCGCGATTGCAGTCTCGCTGGTGCCACCCGATTCCGATGAAAAAATTGCCTTTGATGTATTGTATAGCGAGACTTACCCGACCATGGCTGGTGAATTAAGCGCCTTTACATGGGCAGCATGGGATACGGGTGGAGTCTTGGTGCAAGCAATCGAATCGGTTGCATTTGTGGATAATGGTACGCTTTACGTCCCACGAGGGGCATTAATTCAAGCCGTCCGCGGTCTTGAGTATGTTGGCCTGACAGGTTTAGTCAAATGTGACGAAGTAGGTGAATGTAACGCTTCTGGCCCAGCTTTCTACCAGGTTGTAGATGGTGACTGGGTTCCCTTGGATCTTGCCAGCGAATAA
- a CDS encoding branched-chain amino acid ABC transporter permease — MIKKLRNLKLTPALILRLLVGLVVLIYLGWRIYQTAFGEGVYGPDTWMRFLITGLVVGGMYALIAIGYTLVYGILFMINFAHGEVMMLGTFAGYFVLEAFSAIPAPSAADPSLSFLNAYPVIALVLTFIAGAGTSALVGFLLEKIAYRPLRGAPRLVPLISAIGASIFLQNAAQLLFGPQRRQYANPDILWRGTGWMIPVGGKEVMLTYTGVFSFVLSILLMVGLFIMVKKTKLGKSMRAVAENKQAAALMGIDVDSVISKTFIISGILAGSAGVMWGIHNGLFNHYVGFLPGIKAFTAAVLGGIGNIPGAMMGGMLLGLFESLGPALLGLDFQLKDVIAFTILILVLIFKPSGLLGEALSEEKV; from the coding sequence ATGATCAAGAAATTAAGAAACTTAAAACTTACACCAGCACTGATCCTACGCCTTTTGGTAGGATTAGTGGTGTTGATTTACCTGGGATGGCGAATTTACCAAACCGCATTCGGCGAAGGGGTCTACGGACCAGACACGTGGATGCGGTTTTTGATTACCGGACTGGTTGTGGGGGGCATGTATGCATTGATCGCGATTGGCTACACTTTGGTCTATGGGATCCTTTTTATGATCAACTTTGCCCACGGCGAGGTGATGATGTTGGGGACCTTCGCTGGGTATTTTGTACTGGAGGCCTTCTCGGCCATTCCAGCCCCTTCGGCTGCAGACCCAAGTCTGAGTTTTCTGAACGCCTATCCTGTCATTGCGCTTGTGTTGACATTTATCGCCGGTGCGGGGACTTCCGCACTGGTAGGTTTCCTGCTTGAAAAGATTGCCTATCGGCCATTGCGCGGTGCTCCTCGCCTGGTTCCGTTGATCAGCGCCATCGGTGCCTCCATCTTTCTTCAAAACGCTGCCCAGCTATTATTTGGACCTCAGCGCCGCCAATATGCTAACCCCGATATTCTCTGGCGCGGGACGGGTTGGATGATCCCTGTTGGAGGAAAAGAGGTCATGCTCACCTATACTGGCGTGTTCTCTTTTGTGCTTTCAATCCTTTTGATGGTGGGTTTGTTCATTATGGTAAAGAAAACCAAGTTGGGCAAATCCATGCGCGCCGTGGCAGAAAACAAACAGGCTGCCGCCTTAATGGGAATAGATGTCGATTCAGTCATCAGCAAAACCTTCATTATTAGTGGTATTTTAGCTGGGTCAGCCGGCGTGATGTGGGGGATCCATAATGGCCTCTTCAACCACTACGTAGGGTTCCTTCCTGGCATCAAGGCCTTTACCGCCGCTGTTCTGGGCGGGATTGGAAACATCCCCGGCGCAATGATGGGTGGAATGCTGCTTGGGCTGTTTGAGTCCCTGGGACCCGCCTTGCTGGGCCTGGATTTCCAGTTGAAGGATGTGATTGCATTCACCATCCTCATTCTGGTATTGATCTTCAAACCATCCGGGTTACTGGGTGAGGCATTATCGGAGGAGAAAGTCTAA
- a CDS encoding ABC transporter ATP-binding protein codes for MTRAVIEAKHVTKRFGGLTAVDNVDLVVQEHSISSIIGPNGAGKTTLFNCVSGFYVPEEGEMLFFGEPIKGLPTHKVCQLGISRTYQNIRLFGEMTALENILVGEHVRLKTNWLEAIVHDPRYKHEEKESVARAYELLEYVGLSGLENTPARNLPYGAQRRLEIARALASQPALLLLDEPTAGMNPQETDEMVAFIRDLRDSRKITILLIEHDMRVIMDISDQITVLDYGLKIAEGQPEEIQSNQRVIEAYLGPGAAALSEKFKQKKAQHA; via the coding sequence ATGACCCGCGCCGTGATTGAAGCAAAACATGTTACCAAACGGTTTGGCGGTCTGACTGCTGTAGATAATGTCGATTTAGTCGTCCAGGAACATTCTATATCCAGCATCATTGGTCCGAACGGTGCCGGGAAGACCACGCTGTTCAATTGCGTCTCCGGTTTTTATGTACCTGAGGAAGGCGAGATGTTGTTTTTTGGTGAACCGATTAAGGGCCTGCCCACGCACAAGGTCTGCCAACTTGGGATTTCCAGGACATACCAGAATATCCGCCTGTTCGGTGAGATGACCGCACTTGAGAATATTTTGGTGGGTGAACACGTCCGTCTGAAAACGAATTGGTTGGAGGCGATTGTCCATGATCCCCGATATAAGCACGAAGAAAAAGAATCAGTGGCCCGGGCATATGAGCTTTTGGAGTATGTGGGCCTTTCCGGCCTGGAAAATACGCCTGCCCGCAACCTGCCATATGGCGCGCAGCGTCGCCTGGAGATTGCCCGGGCCCTGGCCAGCCAGCCGGCGTTGCTCTTATTGGATGAGCCAACCGCAGGTATGAACCCGCAGGAAACCGACGAGATGGTGGCCTTCATTCGAGACCTCCGCGATAGCCGCAAGATCACGATCCTGTTGATTGAGCACGATATGCGGGTGATTATGGATATCTCCGACCAGATCACCGTTCTTGATTACGGTCTCAAGATCGCTGAGGGCCAGCCCGAAGAGATCCAATCCAACCAACGGGTGATTGAAGCCTACCTGGGGCCCGGCGCGGCAGCACTTTCAGAAAAATTCAAACAGAAGAAGGCCCAGCATGCTTAA
- a CDS encoding ABC transporter ATP-binding protein has product MLKVNELNVSYGAIHALKGISFDLNEGEIVALIGANGAGKSTTLNTISGIMKPDSGTVIFEEEEISQISPAHIVEKGIVQVPEGRKIFARMSVLENLELGAYTIKDKDVISAHMDEVFNIFPRLEERQRQMGGTLSGGEQQMLAIGRALMANPRLLLLDEPSMGLAPILVEQIFEIIQKINEEGVTILLVEQNAQMALSIADRGYVLETGTVALSGDADDLMENPEVQAAYLGG; this is encoded by the coding sequence ATGCTTAAAGTCAATGAACTCAATGTGTCGTATGGCGCGATCCATGCTTTGAAAGGCATCTCGTTTGACCTGAATGAAGGTGAGATCGTCGCCCTGATTGGCGCGAATGGCGCCGGAAAGAGCACCACGCTGAATACCATTTCCGGGATCATGAAACCCGATTCCGGCACGGTGATCTTTGAAGAGGAAGAAATTTCCCAGATTTCACCGGCGCATATTGTGGAAAAAGGGATTGTACAGGTGCCTGAAGGGCGCAAGATCTTTGCCCGGATGAGTGTTTTGGAAAATCTGGAGTTGGGAGCTTATACCATCAAGGATAAGGACGTCATCAGTGCTCATATGGATGAGGTTTTTAATATCTTCCCCCGTCTGGAGGAACGCCAACGCCAGATGGGCGGGACTCTTTCCGGTGGTGAACAGCAGATGCTGGCAATCGGGCGGGCGCTGATGGCAAACCCCAGGTTATTACTGCTGGATGAACCATCAATGGGCCTCGCCCCGATTTTGGTGGAGCAGATTTTTGAGATCATCCAAAAGATTAATGAAGAGGGTGTAACCATCTTGCTCGTGGAACAAAATGCCCAGATGGCGCTCTCCATTGCCGACCGGGGCTATGTGCTGGAAACCGGCACTGTGGCCCTCTCCGGTGATGCGGATGACCTGATGGAAAATCCGGAAGTGCAGGCTGCCTATTTAGGCGGTTAG
- a CDS encoding GyrI-like domain-containing protein: MAKIDFKKEFKSLYKAPDNPTLVDVPSLSYLMIDGLGDPNTAPIYSESVGTLYKLAYAIRFLMRDEYDLDFGVMPLEGLWWVEDLNEFSYGDKSNWYWTMLIMQPTAVTAEVVATAREKVVKKHNPLLLPQVRLGELVEGQSAQVMHHGPYADEKPTVDRLHAFIESQGLTPHLKHHEIYLKDPTRCAPEKLLTILRHPVTSG; the protein is encoded by the coding sequence ATGGCCAAAATTGATTTTAAAAAGGAATTCAAATCCCTCTATAAGGCTCCGGACAATCCCACCCTGGTGGATGTGCCGTCCCTGAGTTACCTGATGATCGACGGGCTGGGCGACCCCAACACCGCACCCATCTATTCCGAATCCGTGGGCACCCTCTATAAGCTGGCTTATGCCATCCGGTTCCTGATGCGGGACGAATACGACCTGGATTTCGGCGTAATGCCGCTGGAGGGACTCTGGTGGGTGGAGGATTTAAATGAATTCTCTTATGGCGACAAGAGCAATTGGTATTGGACGATGCTGATCATGCAGCCCACCGCCGTGACTGCCGAGGTTGTGGCAACCGCCCGCGAAAAAGTCGTTAAGAAGCACAATCCCCTTCTGCTGCCGCAGGTCCGACTCGGTGAACTGGTGGAAGGCCAGAGCGCTCAGGTGATGCACCACGGACCTTATGCAGACGAAAAGCCCACCGTTGACCGCCTCCACGCCTTCATTGAAAGCCAGGGCCTGACACCTCACCTGAAGCACCACGAAATCTACCTCAAAGACCCCACCCGCTGCGCACCGGAAAAGCTGCTGACCATCCTGCGCCATCCGGTGACCTCTGGATAA